A stretch of Longimicrobium terrae DNA encodes these proteins:
- the gltS gene encoding sodium/glutamate symporter, which produces MKLDLIQTVAFAGVVLFLGYGVRKVVRPLARYNIPAPVIGGLIVAVIIATLRSRGQTPLEFDTTLQSPMMVAFFTTIGFAASFRLLKVGGPQVLLFFGLATAFAVVQNLLGAGLAAAMGLHPLFGVLTGSVTLTGGPATGLAFAPLFEAKGVTGATTIAVTSAMVGIVMGGVVGAPIATRLIERNGLRTARSGRTEMDTPVAAQIVEAQLGDSPPTAPAGEDEESFVLLQSVVLILVAMWVGGWVSAWMDSPSFKLPSYIGAMLVAAVIRNLDDVTGWFRVSQRVIDDVGNAALALFIVMALMTLKLWELANLAGPMLVILAAQVLLIAVICMWPVFPLMGRDYESAVMSGGFVGFMLGTTANAMANMRAIVEKYGPAPRAFLVVPMVGAFFIDFTNALVITGFVNFFK; this is translated from the coding sequence ATGAAGCTGGACCTGATTCAGACGGTCGCCTTCGCGGGCGTGGTGCTTTTTCTGGGCTACGGGGTGCGCAAGGTCGTCCGGCCGCTGGCGCGGTACAACATTCCCGCTCCCGTCATCGGCGGGCTGATCGTGGCGGTGATCATCGCCACGCTGCGCTCGCGGGGGCAGACGCCGCTGGAGTTCGACACCACGCTGCAGTCGCCCATGATGGTGGCCTTCTTCACCACGATCGGCTTCGCGGCCAGCTTTCGCCTGCTCAAGGTGGGCGGACCGCAGGTGCTGCTCTTCTTTGGCCTGGCCACGGCGTTCGCGGTCGTGCAGAACCTGCTGGGCGCCGGGCTGGCCGCGGCCATGGGGCTGCATCCGCTGTTCGGCGTGCTCACCGGCTCGGTGACGCTCACCGGCGGCCCCGCCACGGGGCTGGCCTTCGCGCCGCTGTTCGAGGCGAAGGGCGTGACGGGCGCCACCACCATCGCGGTCACCTCGGCCATGGTGGGGATCGTGATGGGCGGGGTGGTGGGCGCGCCCATCGCCACGCGACTCATCGAACGGAACGGGCTGCGCACGGCCCGGAGCGGCCGGACGGAGATGGACACGCCCGTGGCCGCGCAGATCGTGGAGGCCCAGCTCGGCGATTCGCCGCCCACGGCGCCGGCCGGCGAGGACGAGGAATCGTTCGTGCTGCTGCAGAGCGTGGTGCTCATCCTGGTGGCCATGTGGGTGGGCGGATGGGTGAGCGCGTGGATGGATTCGCCCAGCTTCAAGCTGCCGTCCTACATCGGCGCCATGCTGGTGGCGGCCGTCATTCGCAACCTGGACGACGTGACCGGCTGGTTCCGGGTGTCGCAGCGGGTGATCGACGACGTGGGGAACGCGGCGCTGGCGCTGTTCATCGTCATGGCGCTGATGACGCTGAAGCTGTGGGAGCTGGCCAACCTGGCGGGGCCCATGCTGGTGATTCTGGCCGCGCAGGTGCTGCTGATCGCGGTGATCTGCATGTGGCCCGTCTTTCCGCTGATGGGGCGCGACTACGAGTCGGCGGTCATGAGCGGCGGGTTCGTGGGATTCATGCTGGGGACCACGGCCAACGCCATGGCCAACATGCGCGCGATCGTGGAGAAGTACGGCCCCGCGCCGCGGGCCTTTCTGGTGGTGCCCATGGTGGGCGCGTTCTTCATCGACTTCACCAACGCGCTGGTCATCACCGGGTTCGTGAACTTCTTCAAGTAG
- a CDS encoding SRPBCC family protein: MRTGDGIESERDREIVTTRVIGGPRHLVFRAWTEARHLGRWFGPRGFTLTTAAFEFRPGGVWDFMMHGPDGTTYPNWIQWREIVPLERITYRQGGRQNDPDAFEGTVTFADRGGGTEIILRTLFNSRAQRDFVSENYHAVEGARQTLERLDAYVGELGSAAA; the protein is encoded by the coding sequence ATGCGGACGGGTGACGGGATCGAGAGCGAGCGGGACCGGGAGATCGTGACCACGCGGGTGATCGGCGGCCCCCGGCACCTCGTGTTCCGCGCGTGGACGGAGGCGCGGCACCTGGGGCGCTGGTTCGGGCCGCGGGGGTTCACCCTCACGACGGCCGCGTTCGAGTTCCGGCCGGGCGGCGTGTGGGATTTTATGATGCACGGGCCGGACGGCACCACGTATCCCAACTGGATCCAGTGGCGGGAGATCGTGCCGCTCGAGCGGATCACCTACCGCCAGGGCGGGCGCCAGAACGATCCGGACGCGTTCGAGGGGACCGTGACCTTCGCGGACCGCGGCGGCGGAACGGAAATCATCCTCCGCACGCTGTTCAACAGCAGGGCGCAGCGGGACTTCGTGTCCGAGAACTACCACGCCGTGGAAGGCGCCCGCCAGACGCTGGAGCGGCTGGACGCCTACGTCGGCGAGCTCGGTTCGGCCGCAGCCTGA
- a CDS encoding ArsR/SmtB family transcription factor encodes MARATTNSDVFNAIAEPQRRRILALLLTGERAATEIADTLALAASPTSKHLRVLREVGLVRVREQGRQRYYALDAHGLREVHEWTGGFARFWSESFDRLEEYVRELQQTKGGDADG; translated from the coding sequence ATGGCGCGAGCAACGACGAACTCGGATGTGTTCAACGCGATCGCAGAGCCGCAGCGGCGCCGGATTCTCGCGCTTCTTCTGACGGGGGAGCGGGCGGCCACCGAGATCGCCGACACGCTGGCGCTCGCGGCATCTCCCACCTCCAAGCACCTGCGCGTGCTGCGCGAGGTGGGGCTGGTGCGGGTGCGCGAGCAGGGCCGGCAGCGGTACTACGCCCTCGACGCGCACGGGCTGCGCGAGGTGCACGAGTGGACCGGCGGTTTTGCGCGGTTCTGGAGCGAGAGCTTTGACCGGCTGGAGGAGTACGTCCGGGAACTTCAACAGACGAAAGGCGGCGATGCGGACGGGTGA